The Thermacetogenium phaeum DSM 12270 genome segment CCTATATCAGAGTATCAAGACAGCTTATACGCGAGAAGACTAACATTGTGCTTTTTGAAAAACCTTAAGGACTTAGCGGCAAGCAGGTTCCAAGATCCTTTGAGGTCATTACGTTATCTCGATTATGAAATCGAGGTCTCACCGCAACTATTGCAGTTAGGTCGTAAAAGTGGACTATTTATATCTAGTCCGTTGCTTTGGTATCACCAACAGAGCGAGCTTATCTTTCTCACTTTTGGTGCCTCCGGTAATATGACAGCTGAGCTTGGGGTTTTCCGTACCCTCAGCGAGCAGCTTAGTATTCAAAAATTATCCGTCTCACCTGTGGAGCTTTATACCTATTGGAATCTTATTGACGGCGAAGCAACAACCTGTGTACGAAGAAAGATACAACCAGCACCGGTTGATCGTATAATCCATACCTGTAATCAGGTGCTTAACGCAAAATGAAATCGCCCCTTCGATGGAGCCTGCAATTAGTGGTTAATTTAGGTTGCCAGCCAACTGCTTTTTAAGGAGATTAAATTTGAGGGCTTACGAAGCAACCAAATCAGGGAACTGGAATTAAGTCCACCATTATTTTCTAGCTCTCGATGCTTTAACCATTTAGCTTTTTTCTTATAGCTGCGGATATGGTCAGCTGGCCCTCAGCAGTTACCTGCATCACCTCATATTCCACGAGCAGTACCACTTTATGTTAGATATTCTTACTAAGAGCAGACCAGGGGGAAATGTGCAGGGACTTTATCTCGTCATCTGTTTTGAGAACAAACCAGCTTGATTCCATAAAGTGGCAACCGCCTGGTGTGTTTCATGGCTCACGTTGGAATGGCATTGGCCACTTTCTCTTAAATATAAATAGGATAGAAGTAATACCCCCTGATCTCTTACAATATACAAACCAGTTTTTATCACAATTTAGATGGGAGGTTAGACTTCCTTAATGAGGACCAATATTAAGGATTTGGAGGAGGCCATGGGCCTCATTTAATTGCTGGTGATGCTGATGGAGGCGATTGAAGGCTTCTTTGGCTACGGCGGATGCTAGCATAGTGTAGGTGAGGTTGTTAACTGGGTGGCTGCCCAAGTAGAAGAAAAATATCTTGGCAAGATCCCGAGAGAGGAGGGAAGACTTTTTTGATTTTCTCCGAGACAGTAAAACCATCAGAGAAATGGGCTTTTTGGAAGCAGGATACTTGCTTGCAGAAAACACCGTTTACAACTTCATGTTGGATGTACTGTTAGAAAAGTATAAACTCGGTACGTATGCTTTTGAAGTCCTCTGGTCTGATTTAGTGCATGAAGCTGCAGAGAGGATTTATAAAGGTAAAACCATATACATGCATCGGAAAATTCTTTATAGGCTGCCTCGCGTGTAACCAATGTTACAAAAGGGCAGTGTGTTCCAACAGATTCCGCACACGAAATTTATGAGACCCGTTGCTTTAGGTGGGGGTTCTTAGGTCAGGCTGTAAAAAAAGCGGGAGGTTTATTGCCGATCGCAGTGGAGGTCGGGATAGCCAAAAGGATGGTTGCTTTTACGAATGGGGGTTCTACCGCGGCAGGAAGCTTTTTTGACTTAATCTGTTCGCTGATAGGTGAAGTACTCAGGTTGGTGCAAAGCTTTGCACGCGAGGGCAGGCAGGTGCCGCAAGAGCTTCTTTTTCTTATGCAGCTTTGCGAAGGAGACAACTTCCAGAAAACGCCTCCAGGAGCGCGCTCTTATGCTTTCCTGCTCCCTCTTGCCCTTGAGAACTTGGAAAGCAGCCCGGAATACGCGGAGTTTTGCAGGCTTTTGCTCACTGAGGAGAGGTTCAACGAGGTGTTCCCTCCTGCAGAAAGGGGGGAGGCGGGCAATTTGGCGTTTCCTAAGGAGTACCTCCTCTCCATTGCCTGGCGTTATCTGAACCAGACAGGAACGCCAGCTTTACTGCCGGAGGCTCTAGGCGAGATTCTGGCTCAAAGTGAGGCTGTCAGGGAGAAAAGGAGTTTCAATTTCCGGATGGTTGCGCCGCTCGTGGGGCTCTCTGGTTCCGGGGAACTCCCTGAATTCAGGCTGGGTCGGTGGCGGCTGCGGAGGCTGAGTGAAAGCGAGGTAGCGCGTGTTCAGTATTTCCGGCAATACTTCAGTCTTCCGGCCACTATGGTCTACAGTGGGGAAGCTCCACCTTGTTTGAGCTTTGCTCTTGTTCTTGAAGATTGCGAGGTTCCTTTCAGCGGCCTTGCGGCAGGATGGAACGTGGTGCGGCCTGAGTTTTTACCGGAGAAGGAGCTAAAAGACCTGGTTTCCCTGCTTCAGGCGGCGACCAGTGTGGGCGAGTTTGGGCGCTGGTACGCGATTTCCTGCCCTGTGCTTATTTATTACACTGTTGATTGGGCGGCAAATCCCTTTGGGAACCCGTTCTCGCCGGACTACGCCTGGCCTCTAGGGAAGATCCATTTCGGCCGCGAGTGGTTCCTACCGCCTGCAGGTTGGGAAGATTGGGTCTCTCGGATGTTTTCATTTGTGGAAAGGGCACCGGAACCCGAGAAAGTCCGCTACCGGCGCGCCCTTCGCTGGTTTGCTGAAAGCATCTTCTGTGACAACCTCGGCGACAGGATGATGAAGCTGTTTGTTGCCCTGGAGGTGCTTTGCCTTGGGGGCATAAAAGCGGATCGGGGCAAGGGACAAAAAATTGCTGCCAGGTGCTCTGAGTTGCTGCACCAAGATGACAGGGAGCGGCGTCGGTGGCGAAATTTCATAAGAGATGCTTACGAAAAGGTGCGTTCTCTTCTTTTTCACGAGGGGGCAGATGAAGAAAAGTTGGCTCGGGTAATAAAAGAAAAGTTGAAAATCAGCGTTCCTGAGGAGTGCGCGGACTTGTTAGAAATAGCCTTTAGGACAGCCTGGAACGAGCTTGCCCTTGGACCGGCACGAGAAAAAGCATAAGAAGCTTGCTGTCTGTTTTTTCGCCCAAGAACATTCCTTGGGCATAGGTATGCGGTTGCTGGAGACATTCGGCGCTATGCGCGTCAGGGACCTTGAATTGCGGGTGCTCTTCCGCAAGGTGCGCAAGGTTTCATTATGACGCGCCTTCCTAGGGTTTCCGGCAAAGACGTTGTAGCAGCCTTACGCTGAGCAAAATTTAAAACCATTCATTTATTTTGGATTTATATTAGATGCAAAGGCTCGGTAGCATCTAACGAATCAATAACGGAGTTACTACAAATGTCGCAATTACGTAAGCGACCACAACACATACCACAATATCCACTATCCAGAGCAATGGCGAGCGAGACTGTTTGGAACGAGCATAGAACACTAGGCCTGTTAGAAATAAGCCTAACAGAATTAGAAAAGCGATTATTCCGGGCCAGAAGACAGATACGGTGACTGCCATGGTAACACCTCCTCTCTCTCAGGGACTTCAATATTCAAAAAACCGCTTCTCCACCCTGTTCAGTAATCTCCTGATGTGTTGGCTTTCCTCCTTCACGGGGTTCTTCTCTAATGTCGCCTGCAGAAGGTACACCGAATACTGCAGACTGGGTGTGCTTCAAGTGGATTGTTCTTGATACTCAGGATCTTCCTTGTTCACCGAGCTTTTCAGTTTCCGAATGAACACAATGTCCTGACGGTGTTTGTCTTTTAACATCAGGGCATCCTCTAGTACTAGCCGCAGTTTTCGTTCATCGAGTTCAGAGGCATAGGCCCAGCGGAAAAAGTGCCTGAAGGATCTAAGGTTGATGGTTTGTGCCAGTCGCTCCAATGCTGCGAAGGTTCGCTCAATAAACTTTTTTCGAGTTTCTTCCCGTTCTTTCCGTTTCTTTTCTAGGACAGCGTCCAGGAGATGGGTGGAAAAACGTTCACTCACGGACAATCACACCCCCAGAATACCACCCTAACGTTCAGCTCGGTTGAACATGGGTATGGACCGAGTTACCAGATGACTTCCACATCGTAGCGTCTGATTTGAGGATCCGTGGTGAGGATCGGGAGGTTTTCTAACTGGGCCTGGGCAATGAGAAGCTGGTCAAAGGGATCACGATGAAGAGCCGGTAGTGTAGACACATGCAGGACATGGGTCAGTCCGACAGGTAAAGGGTCGATTCCATTCACGGCCAGTTGTTCGATAATGAAGGATTTCAAATTCCCTGGTAAAGTCAATTTCCCCAGAGCAGCCTTTATAGCCACCTCCCAGGCACTCGCAGCACTAAAAAACAATTTGTTTTCGCCTCTGCTGATAATTTCCCTGGCGCGCGAGATAACCGGGGATCGTCGGTAATCCACCATAAGAAGGTAATAATACACAAAGTCTCATTCCTTTTTCAAGCAGTATTTTTACTGGCAGAAGGCCTACCGAATTCTATAAGCAAATTTGCTGGCTCACCAGCTCAGAATTGTTAATTGGTCGAACGGATAATGAGCAAGATTTCGCGTAACGAGGGTCAGGTTCCGGGATATAGCGATGGCAGCGTTGACCACATCTGCTACAGACAATGTGTAGCCTTTGGCCAGCCAGTCTCGACGGAATCTCCCGGCTAAAGCAGCCTCTTTATAAGTTGGTGTGGCATAATAGTATAGTTCCTCGAGCATGTTTTGGGCCTCTGCTTGCTTATTTTCTGGAATCCCGGTCAAAAATTCAATTACTGTAACGCTAGAAATGAACAGTTCTTCCGAATTAATGTCATGCAATAGTTTTTCCGCCCTTTGCCGCCACTGGTTGCGCTTGCTACGATTTAAATCGATTAAGAAGTCGGTATCAAGCAAGGCTCCACAGATTGCTCTTTTGAGTATTTTACTCATCTGCCCTTACATCCTTTTCGCGCAACCGGTTGATAAAAGCCAATGTATCATCCCCTTCTTCCGGCCTTCTGTCAGGTACTAGTTTACCAGTAATGAAGCCCTCTTCTTTTTGAATGAAAGCCAGGCGTTTTTGCCTTTTTAATTCTTTCTCAATGGCGGAGAGGATAAATTTTGAGCGGTTTCCTTTGCCTGCTATGGCATCAATTTCTTTGAGAATATTGAGAGGCAACCTTACTGCCGTTATTCTTGAGTTCTTACCGGGGTTGACCATGAAAGCAGTCACCTCGCTTTGTATTGTGGTATTACACTAAGTATAACACCTGCTGAGAAGTATGCAATAGGCCTGAAATATAAAATAACAGATGTGGTTGCTGCTGTTGTCGTGAACATTTTGCCTAGGGAGAGCATTTGTCGTTTATTTTAAGGTATAATTAAGCTGTAGCTGTTTCCTGGCTGGAAAGTCCCCAGGAAAAAATCAGAAAAAGGAGGGCATTCTCAAAGGCGAGAGCGCGCTTTGGACGCGGCACATATGAGCAGTTTTTCACCTGAGGCAGTTGCACCGGTTAGAGCCGATTTGGAGGCCATCTGAAGGGCAGGTTGAGCCTTCACGATGCGAAAACTGGGAAGAAGGTCACACAGGGAGCGAAGGTAGAGGTTGCCGGGTACTCACCTAGATCTCTTGGCGTTCGAGGGACATTTCAGGAGGGGAGGTAGCGGATAGCCGCCTTTCCTTCCATCTCCTTGTAGTATAGAGATAGCAGGATATTACAGTTAGTAACCGAAATTTCATCCCGTTGGTGGGGTCAAAAGAGGAAAGCACCCCAAACAGGCTCAGGCCGCTCTAGCTTCCAAGCTTTGCAGCATCATCTTTGCCGTGTTGTCAAAGAACCAACCCTATAACCCTGAATACTTAAATAAAAACCTAAAAACATACCTCTTGACATCTGTTAGTAGGTCTAAAGGGGACGGGTGTCCAGGCGGTATTTTTCTATGAAATGGCCAATCTTTATTATTACACAGCTTGGTTCTTATGGCCTATCACGGGCTCGAGCTGGGCGGACTGGCGGAGGATGTAGCCAGGCATCGCTGGTAAAGGCCTGGGAGGAAGTAGTAAGTCCATCAGGAGCCGACGCCGGCGCCCCAGTTTGAGTAATATTTTCGGAAGGATTAATTCAGGGAGAGGTGGGAACACTTACCATGATGTGGCGTGAACGTTACTTACAACTGATAGGATATTTTGGCTGCCTCCTGATTTTAACTTTACTGCCCACCGTTGTTGGGGCTCTGCTTACAGCTAGGCAGGGCGTACGCCTGGAGAACTTTTTTTCTGCAGCCCTGGCCGCTGTGGTTTTAGCCATCGCGCTTAGCCTGCTGAGCAGCATAATTCTCTGGCGCAAATGGCTGCAACCGCTGGCTGGCCTAGAGAATTTTTTGAAAATTTTAGGAGAAGGCGATCCGGTAAAAGCTGACCGGTTCTTTTCCAGCTTGGATTTGCATGTAGCCTTTAAGGAGCCGGTTATGGCAATTTTGGACAATTATTTCCGACTTATAGGCCACATGCAGCGCAGTTCCGATGAGTTGAATTGCTTTGTGAACCTCCTTTTTAAGGGTACCGTGGTTAGTCACAACAGCCTCCGGGAGACAAACACGGCTATGCAGGAAATAGCCGGGGGTTCTGATGAGCAAGCTGGTGCGGCCCAGCGGGTAGCCGAAAGCATGGTGGTTTTGACTGGCCTGGCGGAAGAAATTACCTGTCATGCCCAGTCGGGTTCCCAGATCGCTGCCCAAGTCCAGTTCAGGCAACAGGAGGGAAGAAACCTTTTAGAACAACTTCTTCAAGAGATTGAGGAAGCGGCTGGTTCCAATGAGCGGGCAGCCCAACAGATGCACAATCTGGAAGAAAAAATGTCTCGCATCAACGAATTTGTCCGGGTGGTTACGGCCATCGCGGAGCAGACTAACCTGCTTTCCCTCAATGCAGCCATTGAGGCAGCGCGGGCCGGTGAACAAGGTCGGGGTTTCGCGGTGGTGGCTGATGAGGTGCGCAAATTGGCAGACCAGTCAGCTCAAGCGGCGCAAAATATCACCAAGCTGGCGGAAGAGATCCAGGCCCAGGCGCGGGAAACAGCCTCCCAGGTGAAGAAGAATGTGGAACTGGTCAAAGGCAATATAGAAAGAGGACAGAAAGCCAAGGTTGCTTTCCAGGCCATAGCCGAGGCCATAGATCAGGCAGTCAAGGCTATGCAAGAGATAAATAATCGGGCGCACCAGCAAGCCGAGCAGGTACGGACGGTGAATGAGGACGCGACTCGGATGGCCGCAGTGGCTGAGGAGACCGCAGCTAGTATTCAGGAAATTACGGTATCGACCGGAGAGCAGCAGGAGGCCATGAGTAAAATGGAGGAAAGCGCGAAAAAACTAGCTCGTATGGCGGAGAATTTCTTTGAGTTGGCGTCCGCCTACACCCGGGGCGGGTGGGACCAGACTACGTGTCAAGCCTTAATCCGGCAAGGCCAAACCATATTGGAAGAGCTAGCAGCTAGGCCAGAGGTGCAGAAAATGGATGCTAGCCAGATGAAGCCCTTATTGGACCGAGTTTTTGAAGGTTCTCCCGAAATTCAGACTCTTATTGCTACTTTGCCTGACGGTGCGCCCATATATAGTCGGCCGCCAGCTAAAGTAGCCAATTGGGCTTTCCGCCCTTGGTTTCAGGCAGGTATGGAAGGCAAAAAATTTGCCACTGAGCCGTACATAACACAGGTTACTAACCGCCTGGCCATTACAGTATCCGTACCCGTGAAAAAGGAAAGCGGGGAAGTAGTGGGAGTTTTGGCAGCCAATCTGGTGCCGGCCAAAGGCTAGAAAATAATGAGCTATTCACTGTTACGCCAATCAGGATCACCGGAGGGCTCTCAAGCGGTATCGTGCTCACAGGCCTGAGAGTCCGAGTTTGCTGCCAGGAATCAGAGAAAACTTTTTTCTTGCCGTTTTACTTTCATCCTAATAGAATAGCACTGGGTAGGGGAGAGAAGGGCTCTTATCCGTATTCAGGATTACGTTGTTTTAAGGAATTAACGTGGAAATTTTTGCGAATCAGAATTAATAGCGGTTTGGGAGATATATTAAGGAACGGCAGGTGGTTTTTC includes the following:
- a CDS encoding methyl-accepting chemotaxis protein — its product is MMWRERYLQLIGYFGCLLILTLLPTVVGALLTARQGVRLENFFSAALAAVVLAIALSLLSSIILWRKWLQPLAGLENFLKILGEGDPVKADRFFSSLDLHVAFKEPVMAILDNYFRLIGHMQRSSDELNCFVNLLFKGTVVSHNSLRETNTAMQEIAGGSDEQAGAAQRVAESMVVLTGLAEEITCHAQSGSQIAAQVQFRQQEGRNLLEQLLQEIEEAAGSNERAAQQMHNLEEKMSRINEFVRVVTAIAEQTNLLSLNAAIEAARAGEQGRGFAVVADEVRKLADQSAQAAQNITKLAEEIQAQARETASQVKKNVELVKGNIERGQKAKVAFQAIAEAIDQAVKAMQEINNRAHQQAEQVRTVNEDATRMAAVAEETAASIQEITVSTGEQQEAMSKMEESAKKLARMAENFFELASAYTRGGWDQTTCQALIRQGQTILEELAARPEVQKMDASQMKPLLDRVFEGSPEIQTLIATLPDGAPIYSRPPAKVANWAFRPWFQAGMEGKKFATEPYITQVTNRLAITVSVPVKKESGEVVGVLAANLVPAKG
- a CDS encoding HEPN domain-containing protein — translated: MPIAVEVGIAKRMVAFTNGGSTAAGSFFDLICSLIGEVLRLVQSFAREGRQVPQELLFLMQLCEGDNFQKTPPGARSYAFLLPLALENLESSPEYAEFCRLLLTEERFNEVFPPAERGEAGNLAFPKEYLLSIAWRYLNQTGTPALLPEALGEILAQSEAVREKRSFNFRMVAPLVGLSGSGELPEFRLGRWRLRRLSESEVARVQYFRQYFSLPATMVYSGEAPPCLSFALVLEDCEVPFSGLAAGWNVVRPEFLPEKELKDLVSLLQAATSVGEFGRWYAISCPVLIYYTVDWAANPFGNPFSPDYAWPLGKIHFGREWFLPPAGWEDWVSRMFSFVERAPEPEKVRYRRALRWFAESIFCDNLGDRMMKLFVALEVLCLGGIKADRGKGQKIAARCSELLHQDDRERRRWRNFIRDAYEKVRSLLFHEGADEEKLARVIKEKLKISVPEECADLLEIAFRTAWNELALGPAREKA
- a CDS encoding type II toxin-antitoxin system VapC family toxin, with translation MSKILKRAICGALLDTDFLIDLNRSKRNQWRQRAEKLLHDINSEELFISSVTVIEFLTGIPENKQAEAQNMLEELYYYATPTYKEAALAGRFRRDWLAKGYTLSVADVVNAAIAISRNLTLVTRNLAHYPFDQLTILSW
- a CDS encoding YlcI/YnfO family protein, with the protein product MVNPGKNSRITAVRLPLNILKEIDAIAGKGNRSKFILSAIEKELKRQKRLAFIQKEEGFITGKLVPDRRPEEGDDTLAFINRLREKDVRADE
- a CDS encoding type II toxin-antitoxin system VapC family toxin — encoded protein: MVDYRRSPVISRAREIISRGENKLFFSAASAWEVAIKAALGKLTLPGNLKSFIIEQLAVNGIDPLPVGLTHVLHVSTLPALHRDPFDQLLIAQAQLENLPILTTDPQIRRYDVEVIW